The Chanos chanos chromosome 3, fChaCha1.1, whole genome shotgun sequence genome segment TATCAGTAGAGGAGTGACACAGgaagtcgttttttttttccagctacTGTTCACAGCATATTAATTATATGTGCACGTCActaaaatatatcatttttttgcTCATTGTGTTGACCGGGTTATTCATTTAGTTTCTTtagtttgtttaaaataactCCAATGCACACAGCATCGCATCAAGTAGTTATATTCATGCAGGAGTCTATGAATTCttctgtgagtgcatgtgcatcACCAATCTTGCTTATTACTGATGTTGAAATATGTGATAAATAATTGTAGAGAGCTTCATGTTTTCTGAGCAGACAGGAGACTGTCTTCTGGGATGCACTGACAGGACTGCTCTGTATTTTTTACTGTAATACATAATTAATGACCCATGACTCACTGTCAAATCTCGCTGTTTTCAGTGCTTTCCGCTTCTCTGGAAACTGACGACAGTAAGGATATTTCGAGTgagacaggtaaaaaaaaaaaaaggcttttaaatgAAGATGAAACCCGAATTGAAATTCTCTTTGTTCTGCAGATGCAATGAAAGGTCCTGACTTTCTCACTGTTTGGCTTGTTGcatcttttgaatattttattgtgttttgcgTAAAATGAGGTGAGATGTAGTTAACTAACTAATggatctctttctttccccgTCACAGCTGAGGACGTGAATGATCTGCAGAAGAGAGGTACATCACACCGCTTCACTTCAGCCCCATTCATCACTACTCCaccctcatcttcatcttttctcttcatcACCATTCCACCCTCATCTTCATCACACCGCTTCACTTCAGCCCCATTCATCACTATTCcaccctcatcttcatcattcctcttcatcaccattccaccctcatcttcatcattcctcttcatcaccattccaccctcatcttcatcattccTCTTCATCACCATTCCACCCTCATCTTCATCACACCGCTTCACTTCAGCCCCATTCATCACTATTCCACACTCATCTTCATCATTCCTCTTCATCACCATTCCACCCTCATCTTCATCACACCGCTTCACTTCAGCCCCGTTCATCACTACTCCACACTCATCTTCATCATTCCTCTTCATCACCATTCCcccctcatcttcatcattccTCTTCATCACTATTCcaccctcatcttcatcattccTCTTCATCACTATTCCACCCTCATATTCATCATTCCTCTTCATCACCATTCcaccctcatcttcatcattccTCTTCATCACTATTCcaccctcatcttcatcattacaCTGGTTCTAATGGGACTGTCCAGCGTTCACAGGTTCAGCCAGTGAATCGTTTGATATTGCCGTTGAGAGCGTCAGGGAGTGCGGCAGAGCAGGTATTTGCTTTAGGGCTGAGTGTAAGAGTATACAGCTGTGCCTCTGTGCCAACCTCACACACGCTCTGTCTTTTCAGACACACGAATGTGTGGTTCACTGAACCGTCCTTATCGCCGTCACTACTTTGAATTTGACTAAACGGTTCACCGTTCAGCGGCCGATAGCTCTGCAGTGTGAGGTGTCCATTGTCCATGTTATCCATGTTAAACAGGGTTCaccagtcttctgtttgttctgtgtccTCAGATCAGATGGAGTTTGAGGCGGCACACGCAGAAGGTAAATATGAGATGAGGCAAAAGACTGGTCATAAACTATATGCAATTCAGTGACAGAGGATCCAGGTCCACGATGCATTCACTCAGGCATCCAGTTCTCACGGGCACATACTTGTCCTTATTAGTTTCAACTCAGCGCACCATAAATATGGCCCTGAAGACTTTCCCGAAAAGGTGACATGTTGGCATCACACTATAGTGAAGATCTTATAACAATaagagtttgtgtctgttgatTGCAGAGGAGGAAAGTAAAGAAGAGGTTCAGTTCTTGGGTGAGAATGGTTTCAACTGATTTTTACTGATTTGTGACATTAATGATTGTGATATTATAAAAGAGTctatatgttatttttattcGTAGAAATATGCCAGGAGGTTGTACAGTATGTCTGACAGTATTTGATGATAATTAGTCTGACAGTTTGAAACTGTTTGAAAAGGTGACTCATAGAGTGTCATTTCGTCACAGAGGCCGTGAAAGATGACGAATCAGAGGGTAAAGTATtactgcaatattttttttttttttaagtatttgaaCACTTGGCTTTCAATTTCTGGGCAAAACCATTTGTGAATAAAATAAGATACAAATATAATTAAATTACatagtaaaataaatcaaataaaaactattaaataaattataaaaatgtatgaatgaaattATATTAGTGCCGAagcaatgttttttctttcaattaatGCAGAGATGGCTGTGGAGAAGGAGACAGATGGTAAGAATCATCACGGCAGATAAACTCTAACTCTATCAAGTAATTTAATGTTTCTAATCTTTTTATTACTGATCTGGATTACGTAATAATCGTTTCCCTTTGGCAGATGTCGAACGAGAGGCCGCAGAGGACAGCCTAGGTAAGGATATGTAGCCAAAAACCTATGGGGAAAAAACCCCGAAAAGCTTACAAGAACCACATGACGACTTGTCACATGATGCTGCGACCGTTGCATAATCCCTGTGTTTGCCTTCTACACAGAGGATGAAGAAAGCCAGGCGGAGGTGGAAGGTGAGCTCTTCTTCACTACACTCTTATTACCTCAAGAGGGCGACAGAGATCTGCAACAAATAAATGATTTCCGATTCAGATTAACGGACGAAGTCATTGAAATTATAAAACTGAAGAATTATGAAGTTACTACAGCGTCTCACAACCCGTTTTTCTCTTAGAGGTAGAATCAGAGGAGGATTCAGATAGTGAgtattcttcttcctcttttttttttcatttgcgcAGTCTTAATAAAGTTTCGCCTCAGCACGATTTTCTGTAAGGCTGTGCCacgattttttaaaactgtatttcacCATCATTtcgtattttttaaaaaaaaaaacaaaaagaaagaaaaaaagacgcGGCCAGTTTTCGCAATGTTGAATGAAGATCACACTGGTCAGGAATGTATAAAGCCTTCCGCTCTCCAGTATCCTACTGAAATGAGTTGCACTGAATTAATCGGCCGAGAATAATGTGAGAAAACATTACTGCtatgtttatgtaaaaccaATTACATTTACCGTCCCTAATTACAGCTCTCTGGTCTTTAAGCTGCTTAGTGAATGTATTCGCTGACTTTTCTAAATTACTTGTAGCCTAATACCATCTGTTTTTGCGGTGGGTCGAAGAAATTGAGTGACAAACCTTAACTCTTAAGAAGTAAGAAATTCAATGACGGACTTCATTTTAAAGTTCGGTCTGAGAGAATACTGTTTATCTACTGCTGTAATGTTTATAGCTGACGAGATAGAAATGCGTTGTTGTCAAGGTCACTACTTATATTTAAACGTTTTTCCCCCTCAACAGATATGCGGTCGAAGCgaggtaaagagaaaaaattatgattttatgcTTGAATATTTCGATAAATAAGTGATCTTTGATAACCGGTTGAACCATTAGTTTCCTGAGATCTAATTAAATGGATATCTAGAATATTAGTACTTTGTCACGTTGTCTTGATTAATCATATTCTTTTATTGACGTCAAATCCTGAAAACAAGATTACTGTCCAATAGCCCAGTTTGTGTGAAttttgtgtaaaagaaaaaaaagtgtaaattgtaaaaattAATCTTTTCAGAACaccagcaggaggaggagataAAAAACCTGGGTAAGTTTTCTCAGTTACTGAGCtgtacaaaataaatttaaaaaaaaaatgctggagGAGGAGTCTTGTTTtgagtaaatgtaaataaatttaGATAAAATGTTCTAAATCGCTGAAATATTGATAAAGTGTTCTGTCATAATTGTTCTCTCTACAGGTGAAGTCCTTGAGGACATGGTCAGAGAGGAAGGTAAATACACTGTCGTGTGTCCATCAGTGTGGATTTTAGGAGAGAGTGAACGGGGGAGGGGACGGCGACGTGATGTGTTATAAATCACAGGCATTAGGGTTGTATCGTTTTATGAAGCACATTGCTCAATTTTTAACCGCAAAGTTATTTACAGAACTTTACGAGTCCTTCCACGTGACTCCCTCATTTTCAGACagagcgggaaaaaaaagggggaaaaaaagcccacGTATGCTGGGCTATGGTGCCGGGCTATGGCCAGCATTAATGTAACAGTTGTAACGTATTGCAATGTAACGTAAACACTTCGGTCTCCCGTCGGTCAGGCTTTTAACGAATGACCTGGATGGGAGACGTTTGTTTATTGAATATGGGCCTCAGAGAAATTAGAGCGAAACCAGATCTGGGGCAGCGCGGCCTACCGTTCCCCAGGTGCTTATATCCAGTTTGATTTATGCTAGCTGCATTGTCCCAGCTTATTTTTGGCCCCAGAGACACGTTGCGGGGCTACTGACTCACTGGGACAAAGGGAAGAGACACGCTGGACAAACTcccagtgtgtctgtggcaTGTGACGTGAAAACCCTGACTCACGAGCTATAAGTgaaccatgttttttttcccccctgaccCTGTCGACCAGGACTGGAGGAGTGACCGAGTGCAGGAGAGGGATGATGGCTGATGAGGGCACAGGAAggagttgatgtgtgtgtacatatttgtttctaaatgtacaaacacacacacagagagcttttctctgctctggcagaatgagggagggagacaaAGCTATGGGAGAATGATCTgtgatgaataaaacagaatccATTCTATGCTGCGTGTCAGTGTtgtactgtgcgtgtgtgtactcCATTCACtgcaactacaaaaaaaaaaaaaaacaacaacaacaacaaaacaggctTTTATGAGTCCCTGGGTTGTCTGgttcatttcacaaaaacacaccaaaacaagcaagcaaacagacCACACAAGAGTTCatttcccacaaaaaaaaaaaaaccactttatTTGATTATACCCCCTCCCCTCATAGTCCAGTCATTTTAGACAATAGTGTGTATGCTGGCAACAACAACACACGCCAAGATTTTTCTTTggtacctaaaaaaaaaaaaaaaattaaaaaaaacaaaacaaaacaaaaacacaacaaaacaaacaaaaggaaaaaaaaaaaccaattctTAAGGCAACTACAGCAACTCTAAAGGTCTagatgcgttttttttttcatacggTAGCCTGGTTACATCAGGCCAATGGAGGCTACAGAGCAGGGATGGAGGGCGCAGGACCCTCCTCAAGGCAAGCACTCGCAGCGCATGGCTCTaccgcccctcccccccctttaCCCCCGACGCccatcactcacctcccacacctCCCTCATCCATCCGTCagccctccctccccccctcactACTGCTGCAGCCATTAGCAGAAAAGCCATTCTGTGTCTACATACAGTATGCTGCACCTACGTGTACgctgagtttgtgtatgtacatTCAGCAGGAGAGAAGCTTCTCACAGGTCTAAGGGCTTTTTTAAGCGATGTTGTCGTTGCCGTTCTCACGGCAGGCCGGGCTGCGGCAAAGGCTGGTAGCAGATGAACACCACACCGTCTTAAGTTAATATGCTATCAAGTTTTACAGGAAACGATAAGGTCTCGTTTTAGgttgagtgttttttgtttccacccccctcctcttccaGCATTGATTCGCCTCATTCGTATCAGTCTTACAGGTCCGTGTTTAGCCTAGCATAGCAACATAACGGATCCAAATACTATTCCAAGGTCCCAAGTTCTCTTGAACCTACTGCATTCCAACACTTACTGTCCGAGCATGTAATCGCCAAATCAAATGGCAAACTGAACTGTTTTCAAACCAACAGCTAATCTGGCTGGTTAGGAACCCTcgtctaaaaaaaataaataaaaatgaaacgaCTATGACGGCAACCGTCTCTAATTTAGCATGGACAACCGCGCTAATTTGACAGAGGAGGTTTTGTTAATCAAGTCACGCGGCTCGATGGGTTTCCAAAGAGGATGATTATATACGACTGGCCGACGTTCaaaactggtcaataacaaGCGAGAGCTAAAGTATCCTGGTAACACGTTTCCATCGGTTTTCACAACAGCGGCACGCATGCCGACTGGAAACACAAAAGAGGACCAAAGTCCAGTTATTATGGAGGCGAATTGTCCGCGGCATGCATGCAGGGACACGCCGCGTTTGAACGTACTGACCGAACGAACGCTATAACAATCTCGGCCAATCTCTGCACTAAAGCCCTTCACTTCTGTCAGCCCTGACAAAAGCTTTGGCCTTCCACCCGAATCAACTGTGCACTGGAACAGGAGGAggcggaaaaaaacaaaaacaaaaaatagttATTTGCATCAAAATGCCTGCTTCTGTGTGCGATTCGTCAGATACCTCGTGTCTGCTCTTACCAAACACTGGACAATAGTTtggaccaaaaaacaaaatcttttcaaaacacacacaaacgggataaataactgcatttaaaaaagaaaaaaaaaaaaacactctggtgcagagagagagaatcaaagagGCCTTTTACAACATAAGTTGTATGAATGAAGAGATAATTCAAGTTCCCAAAAACCAGAgtgaggagggggaaaaaaaaaaaaaaaaaaaaaaaaaaaaagggaaatgacaCACACTAGTCCATTGAAATACGGCATAACTGCCCTGTGAAACTATTGGCATTGTTTTTACACCCAGTTTGGCTGAACTCAAGCTGTGTGAGCttagggtggtgttgtgtggtgtaaGCTGGAGCCTGATTCATAGTGtcacttttggaaaaaaaaagtctcactgAGTGGTCCCAGTACAACTCATGCACAGATTATGCAATGTCATATGGACTCCTCACTCTCAAGCTCAttaagagagaaggggggggggggggggcccttgGAGTTAAGGCTCAGAGAACAGTGTGGGGACGGGGTTAGAaatgacgggggggggggggggggggggggggttgggggggcaaGACTATTTTAACTGGGTAAACTGATGAAATGTCACATTTGCAACATTCGCATTTCCTGTCTGAGTCGATGACGACACAAAACCTCTGTCCTCTATTCAAACGCTTCCCTTTCGTACTGTCTAACCGAAATGAGGAAATTTCAGAAAACCTCGTTTTAAACCTCAAACGTTGATATGCCAAGTGATTTTCAGCATACATGTGAAAATTTATTGAACAtggaaagagatttttttttttctgaaacctAATACTGCATTGTTATTGTTCTTAACTCTTAgtaaaattataataacaataataataataataaaaaaatggaaTAGTTTTATGTACATAATTacatatctcaaaaaaaaacctactggagtatcagaaaaaaaaaccaaaaacaaaatcaatcatGTTGGTGTTTTTGATTAGCTATTTACAagatatggtttttttttgatggcAACACTTCGTTCTTGccggagagaggagaaataaaaaacagtgaACATACATTCCCCTCCTACGTGACATGGTGCAGAGACAGAATGCACACAACTGTCAGTGGAGGTCAGGGTGTTCCGGTATGAagacccctgcccccccccctcacgcTCCCTTCAGGGAGGGTGATGTGGCACAGCGGGATGAGAATGGAAGCGCttacccccacccctctctctctctctctctatttctctctctctttctctcgtggGTGCATGTCGCCgttctttctctcacacccacGAGCCCACAGACCCGGCGGGCGATCACAGGATGACATAGATGAACAGGGCCATAATGGCGGCGCTGATGAGGCCAGAGATGGGCACGGTGACGAACCAGGCCAGGAATATGTTCCTGAACAGACGCCAGTCCACAGCCTTCCTGGAACGCAGCCAGCCTACCGCTACCACCGAACCGACCTGTcatcggagagagagagaatcaggaAACCGCCACACCCTGCCAGGCACATTggcagtcccccccccctccattcaTTTCAAACGGGTTCTGCGGTCAGCTGACCCGATTTGCATTCTGTGGCTTGTTTGATCGTTGCCAGCTTACCTTACAGTGAGTGGTGGAAACAGGAAGGCCGATGTTGGAAGCAACCACTACAGTCACGGCAGAGGCCAGCTCAATGCTAAAACCACTGgttttggaataaaaaaaaaaaaaataatactcaTTGGGGTATATTTGCAAAGCGATGCTAAAGAGTGAAAAACAGTTTGTgaactcgtgtgtgtgtgtgtgtgtgtgttttatattatatacacacacacacatatatataatatgtgaGTTAGGGAGTCCtctgatgtgtgtatgtttgcggtTAAGAGGTGGGCGGTGTCGTCTGAATACCTGGAGGGGGTGATGGGCGTGAGGTCCTTGCCCATGGTCTGAATGACCCTACGACCCCAGACCCAGAGACCGACGCAGATGCCCACTCCTCCATACAGCAGCAGCCAGATGGGCGTGGCCGCTTTCGACGCGACCTCCCCGGTGTTGTACACCAGCCACAGCCCCACCAACGGGCCGATAGCGTTACTgcgagggaagagagagagagagggaagagtcAGGAGCGCTTTGCCTCAGACAGGACCCCTGAGAGCATTCTTCAGctgttctcaggtcagtgaTCAGCTTTGTTATGAAAGCACGTCTCTGTTTTGCATATGCTGCAGTGCACCAAGCCGTTACTTCTGCtgaaggccaaaaaaaaaccaaaaaaaaaaaaaaaattccctacACTCTGCACATTCCCAGTGTTGCCTCCTGTTAGTACCTCCCCCTTTGACATCATTAAAAGTTCTGTCAAGTGCAATAAgccatttctgttctgttctgtttgtttttttggtgcaAAGAACATAAGACTCAGTATTGCTCAGTGCTGCATCTTGCTTTACTGTAACGTACTGCATTCTGCTGCAAACTGGACGAGTGACTTTGCATTATCGAGtcactccacacagagacaacaaatTAAACTACGGCAATTAAGATTTCTTCGCCAAAGCCGTCGGTTCGGTCGACGAACCGTCGCGGTCCTCTCGGgcgtgacctttgaccccttgGTGACCTCACCTGACGTCGTTGCCTCCGTGAGCGAAGGAGCCGAAGCAGGCGGTGAGGATCTGGAGGAACTGGAAGAGCATGGACACCTCCGGTCGGTCCGCCTCCAGCCCGTCCTCCTCCAGGGAGCTACGGCTGCTCCCCgcgtcctcctcctccacctccacggtcacctccccctcctccaggcCCTCCGGGGCCCCGTGCTCGGCCACGGCGTTGCAGTAGCTGGTGTAGCTGTCCATGCGGACGCGTTTCCTCTCCTGCCCCCCGgccttgtctttgtctcccTCCTCCGAGGCGCGGAAGTCGCTCTCCTTGGGCTTGAAGTCTCCGTGCATGCCGATGATGGCCATGGTGTAGGAGGTGTAGCTGTTGTTTCGGCGGATGGGCCTGTCGCCCCCCTCGCCCATGCAGTCGCCCACCTTGGCCAGGTGCAGTTTGTGCAGCAGGTCTTTGTAGAGGCCTGAGTCCTTGTGCACGGTGTGGTACTGGCTGTAACCGTTACTGGGAATGTGGGTCGGCCCAGTGCTGAACTGGACCTGGGCTGCCTTCGGACCTGGACGGAGAGACACCAACAACAAAAGGGGTTGGACTGGCTGGCATTTACAACAGGCGCCAACGTCATTAGACtagtaagaaaataaaaaagtaggGGCTcgaacacacaaagacacacaccgGTGCCGTTGTTGGTCTCAGAGTCCTTGGGGTCCTTTGGTTCAGTGTCGTCTAAATCTCCGATGTTAAAGGTCACTTTGCGCTCCTCTGCGGGAGGTGTCGGCTGGGCAGGGGAGGTCAGGGCGGCGGAGGACTCCTCTGGAACAGTTTTGAGAATGGGACAGTGCACCTCAGGCACCTCCTTCTTCTCCATGAGTGGACTCTCAGAGGGGCTGGAAGACTTCACCTCACCTGGGAGGACCAAAAGGTACAAAGGTGAGAT includes the following:
- the slc20a1b gene encoding sodium-dependent phosphate transporter 1-B — translated: MVATTLASTVDLLLHSTVLPTGVQVSDYLWLLIVGFIIAFVLAFSVGANDVANSFGTAVGSGVVTLKQACILATVFETVGSVLLGAKVSKTIRDGIIDVDMYNTSQHVLMAGSVSAMVGSAVWQLGASFLKLPISGTHCIVGATIGFSLVAKGSNGVHWLELLKIVGSWFLSPVLSGIMSGVLFYFVRMCILQKKDPVPNGLRALPVFYGVTMGINLISILFTGATMLGFDVLAWWGKILISLGFAILTAVFVWFIVCPRLKKKIEREVKSSSPSESPLMEKKEVPEVHCPILKTVPEESSAALTSPAQPTPPAEERKVTFNIGDLDDTEPKDPKDSETNNGTGPKAAQVQFSTGPTHIPSNGYSQYHTVHKDSGLYKDLLHKLHLAKVGDCMGEGGDRPIRRNNSYTSYTMAIIGMHGDFKPKESDFRASEEGDKDKAGGQERKRVRMDSYTSYCNAVAEHGAPEGLEEGEVTVEVEEEDAGSSRSSLEEDGLEADRPEVSMLFQFLQILTACFGSFAHGGNDVSNAIGPLVGLWLVYNTGEVASKAATPIWLLLYGGVGICVGLWVWGRRVIQTMGKDLTPITPSSGFSIELASAVTVVVASNIGLPVSTTHCKVGSVVAVGWLRSRKAVDWRLFRNIFLAWFVTVPISGLISAAIMALFIYVIL